From a region of the Qipengyuania spongiae genome:
- the metX gene encoding homoserine O-acetyltransferase MetX, whose amino-acid sequence MTGNSRICRLSQPLPLDGGGALEGVEIAYQTYGELDGARANAILVCHALTGDQYLADTHPVTGKPGWWERMVGPGKPIDTSRHFVICANVIGSCMGSTGPASIAPDGAPYAMRFPVITIRDMVRGLVGLLDALRIERLHAVVGGSMGGMQALSLAANWPERAGRVLVIASTSRHSAQNIAFHELGRQAIMADPNWRRGEYYGSDAQPVAGLAVARMAAHVTYLSEEGLTAKFGRNLQDRPEKSFGFDADFQVESYLRYQGSGFTKRFDANSYLYITRAMDYFDLAEEHGGRLADAFAGTAARFCLVSFDSDWLYPTSESRHVVHALNAAGAPVSFVELSAPHGHDSFLLEHETLDRVVRGFLDG is encoded by the coding sequence GTGACGGGTAACAGCAGAATCTGCCGGCTTTCGCAGCCTCTGCCGCTCGATGGCGGCGGCGCTCTCGAAGGCGTCGAGATCGCCTACCAGACCTATGGCGAACTCGACGGCGCGCGCGCAAATGCGATCCTCGTCTGCCATGCACTGACCGGCGACCAGTACCTCGCCGACACGCATCCGGTGACGGGCAAGCCCGGCTGGTGGGAACGGATGGTCGGGCCGGGCAAGCCGATCGACACGAGCCGCCATTTCGTCATCTGCGCCAACGTCATCGGCAGCTGCATGGGCTCGACCGGCCCGGCAAGCATCGCCCCGGACGGGGCACCTTATGCAATGCGCTTTCCCGTCATCACCATTCGCGACATGGTGCGCGGGCTCGTCGGCCTGCTCGATGCACTGCGGATCGAGCGGCTCCACGCGGTGGTCGGCGGATCGATGGGCGGGATGCAGGCATTGAGCCTGGCCGCCAACTGGCCCGAGCGTGCCGGGCGCGTGCTGGTGATCGCCTCGACCAGTCGCCATTCGGCGCAGAACATCGCCTTTCACGAGCTAGGGCGACAGGCGATCATGGCCGATCCGAACTGGCGGCGGGGCGAATACTACGGTTCCGACGCGCAGCCTGTCGCCGGACTGGCCGTGGCGCGCATGGCCGCGCATGTCACCTACCTCTCCGAGGAAGGGCTGACTGCCAAGTTCGGCCGCAACCTTCAGGATCGCCCGGAAAAGAGCTTCGGCTTCGACGCCGATTTCCAGGTCGAGAGTTATCTGCGCTATCAGGGCAGCGGCTTCACCAAGCGGTTCGACGCCAACAGCTACCTCTACATCACCCGCGCGATGGACTATTTCGATCTTGCCGAGGAACATGGAGGACGGCTGGCCGATGCCTTTGCCGGAACGGCGGCGCGTTTCTGCCTCGTCAGCTTCGATTCCGACTGGCTTTACCCGACATCGGAAAGCCGCCATGTGGTCCATGCACTGAACGCCGCCGGCGCGCCGGTGAGCTTCGTCGAACTGAGCGCGCCGCACGGGCACGACAGTTTCCTGCTGGAGCACGAGACGCTCGACCGGGTGGTCCGGGGTTTCCTCGATGGCTGA
- a CDS encoding lysophospholipid acyltransferase family protein gives MTLLRNLAFYAAFYLGTIPITLAALALLPFSQRRFRGAVEAWSGYHRWCVEHLLGCRIRIEGVMPPEPVLYAIKHESFFEAIDAPHLFDHPGVFAKDELFRIWGWAHAGAAYGLIKVERNAGARALMGMIREAKRLTAAGRPLVIFPEGTRVPHGERRRLQAGFAGLYKMLGLPVVPVAVDSGPPYHRGLKRRGTITYRFGEPIPAGLDRRDVELRVLDAINALNSPIELRPTGEE, from the coding sequence ATGACCTTGCTGCGCAACCTGGCCTTCTACGCCGCGTTCTATCTCGGCACGATCCCGATTACGCTGGCTGCCCTGGCGCTGCTGCCTTTCAGCCAGCGGCGGTTTCGCGGCGCGGTGGAGGCGTGGAGCGGATACCACCGCTGGTGCGTCGAGCACCTGCTGGGTTGCCGGATCCGCATCGAAGGCGTGATGCCGCCCGAACCGGTGCTCTACGCGATCAAGCACGAAAGCTTCTTCGAGGCGATCGATGCGCCCCATCTCTTCGACCATCCCGGCGTCTTCGCCAAGGACGAGCTGTTCAGGATCTGGGGGTGGGCCCATGCGGGCGCGGCCTATGGCCTGATCAAAGTCGAGCGGAACGCCGGCGCGCGGGCGCTGATGGGCATGATACGCGAGGCCAAGCGCCTGACCGCCGCTGGGCGCCCGCTGGTGATCTTTCCGGAAGGGACGCGCGTTCCGCATGGGGAGCGACGGCGCCTTCAGGCGGGGTTTGCAGGACTCTACAAGATGCTCGGCCTGCCGGTGGTGCCGGTGGCTGTCGACAGCGGTCCGCCCTATCACCGCGGCCTGAAGCGGCGCGGCACGATCACCTACCGGTTCGGGGAGCCGATTCCGGCCGGGCTCGATCGGCGCGATGTCGAACTGCGGGTGCTCGACGCGATCAATGCGCTCAATTCGCCGATAGAGCTTCGGCCGACCGGCGAAGAATAG
- the ftsE gene encoding cell division ATP-binding protein FtsE → MNTAEKGVVRFDNVGLRYGTDGEVLSNIAFTLYPGRFYFLTGASGAGKTSLLKLLYLAQRPSRGGISMFGSDVITLPRESLPAFRRRIGVVFQDFRLVEHLSAFDNIALPLRVSGVREADIHQPVTDMLDWVGLSHRAEARPATLSGGEQQRVAIARAVIGRPELLVADEPTGNVDPDMALKLLRLFEALNRLGTTVVVATHDVHLLRKVPDSLIMRIDKGTLSDPTGALRYPPRREFGDLPS, encoded by the coding sequence ATGAACACGGCCGAGAAGGGTGTCGTGCGGTTCGACAATGTCGGCCTGCGCTACGGCACGGATGGCGAAGTGCTGAGCAACATCGCCTTCACGCTCTATCCCGGGCGCTTCTATTTCCTCACCGGGGCAAGCGGCGCGGGCAAGACCTCGCTGCTCAAACTGCTGTATCTCGCCCAGCGCCCGTCGCGCGGCGGCATCAGCATGTTCGGCAGCGACGTGATCACTCTGCCGCGCGAGAGCCTGCCCGCCTTTCGGCGCCGGATCGGCGTGGTGTTCCAGGACTTCCGCCTGGTCGAGCACCTCTCGGCCTTCGACAATATCGCCCTGCCTCTGCGGGTTTCGGGCGTGCGCGAGGCGGACATCCACCAGCCGGTCACCGACATGCTCGACTGGGTCGGCCTGTCGCACCGGGCCGAGGCACGGCCGGCGACACTGTCGGGCGGTGAGCAGCAGCGCGTCGCCATTGCTCGCGCCGTGATCGGCCGGCCCGAATTGCTGGTCGCGGACGAGCCGACCGGCAACGTCGATCCGGACATGGCGCTGAAACTGCTGCGCCTCTTCGAGGCGTTGAACCGGCTGGGCACCACCGTGGTGGTGGCAACGCACGACGTCCATCTGCTGCGCAAGGTGCCCGATTCGCTGATCATGCGGATAGACAAGGGCACGCTGTCCGATCCGACTGGGGCGCTGCGCTATCCCCCCCGCCGGGAATTCGGGGACCTGCCGTCGTGA
- a CDS encoding cell division protein FtsX, translating into MNRPPALARAIERGLDSFRGRHASHLLPRTRLGGPIPWVIAIMVALTVLAAGGGLALDNLADRARADLSGGVTVQVVEADPRLRAAQADRIADVLRAAPGISSLRRVPESELEALVEPWLGSGLDDEVVPLPALIDVQLDGPASPEAIERLRAALIDTAPDARLDAQSDWLGPVFATVSALRLMTVGLIALLAFTGAAAVWLAARNALNANRDTIEIVHLLGGDDAQIARIFQRSVMVDAAVGGVCGLVLGGAAIALLGAQFAALESGMVARGGLAPTDWLLLALVPLAMIGIALLTARMTVMASLRRML; encoded by the coding sequence GTGAACCGCCCCCCTGCCCTCGCCCGCGCGATCGAGCGCGGCCTCGACAGCTTTCGTGGCAGACATGCCTCGCATTTGCTGCCTAGGACGAGGCTGGGCGGGCCGATACCCTGGGTGATCGCGATCATGGTCGCGCTGACCGTGCTTGCGGCAGGCGGAGGTCTCGCACTCGACAATCTCGCCGACCGCGCCCGAGCCGACCTTTCGGGCGGCGTAACGGTTCAGGTCGTGGAAGCCGATCCCCGATTGCGGGCGGCGCAGGCGGACCGGATCGCGGATGTCCTGCGCGCCGCCCCCGGGATTTCCAGCTTGCGGCGTGTGCCCGAAAGCGAACTCGAGGCGCTGGTCGAACCGTGGCTGGGTTCCGGCCTCGACGACGAAGTCGTGCCGCTTCCCGCCCTGATCGACGTACAGCTCGACGGGCCAGCGTCCCCCGAAGCGATCGAACGGTTGCGCGCGGCTCTGATCGATACCGCACCCGATGCCCGCCTCGATGCGCAATCCGACTGGCTCGGCCCAGTCTTCGCCACTGTGTCCGCCCTGCGCCTGATGACGGTCGGCCTGATCGCCCTCCTTGCTTTTACCGGCGCGGCGGCGGTATGGCTCGCCGCCCGCAATGCACTCAACGCCAATCGCGACACGATCGAGATCGTCCATCTTCTCGGCGGCGACGATGCGCAGATCGCGCGCATCTTCCAGCGCTCCGTGATGGTCGACGCGGCGGTTGGCGGCGTGTGCGGGCTTGTCCTGGGCGGTGCGGCGATCGCACTGCTCGGCGCGCAGTTCGCCGCGCTCGAATCGGGAATGGTCGCGCGCGGTGGTCTTGCTCCCACCGACTGGCTGCTTCTCGCCCTCGTTCCATTGGCGATGATCGGGATTGCCTTGCTCACCGCGCGGATGACGGTAATGGCGAGCCTGAGACGCATGTTGTGA
- a CDS encoding zinc-ribbon domain-containing protein — protein sequence MIIACPACNTRYVVPDSAIGLEGRTVRCAKCKHSWFQDGPEATGQVGEEQAPSATTAPVSQPPRQDAENVPPAAFAQGAAAQEEGPSAPAEAPRPKAGGFGTRTVSADERTPDFARAPDFDNADPPYGELPSDRLSGMREPDFADEASQFDYAPPFRPRRNWMRIWTWAAVLFAVFSLGAVAAVNFIGVPGWVPIQRPLFAMAEPDLKLKFPVEEQERRTLANGTEFFGARITVTNEARESRDVPPILIVLRDARERIVYSWEVAPSQKTLAPGETMTINEAITDVPKAAVFADIGWAPR from the coding sequence ATGATTATCGCCTGCCCCGCCTGCAACACGCGCTATGTCGTTCCCGACAGCGCGATCGGGCTGGAAGGACGCACGGTACGCTGTGCGAAATGCAAGCACAGCTGGTTCCAGGACGGTCCCGAAGCCACAGGGCAGGTCGGCGAAGAGCAGGCTCCCTCCGCAACGACGGCGCCGGTTTCGCAGCCGCCGCGCCAGGACGCCGAGAACGTCCCGCCCGCCGCCTTCGCGCAAGGCGCCGCCGCCCAGGAAGAAGGTCCTTCCGCACCGGCAGAAGCGCCCCGGCCGAAAGCGGGCGGGTTCGGCACGCGGACCGTATCGGCTGACGAACGTACTCCCGATTTCGCCCGCGCCCCCGATTTCGACAATGCCGACCCGCCTTACGGCGAATTGCCGTCCGACCGCCTTTCCGGGATGCGCGAGCCCGATTTTGCCGACGAGGCTTCGCAATTCGACTATGCGCCCCCGTTTCGTCCGCGTCGCAACTGGATGCGGATATGGACCTGGGCGGCGGTGCTGTTCGCCGTTTTCAGCCTGGGCGCAGTCGCGGCGGTGAATTTCATCGGCGTGCCGGGCTGGGTGCCGATCCAGCGCCCGCTCTTCGCGATGGCCGAGCCCGATCTCAAGCTCAAATTCCCGGTCGAGGAACAGGAGCGGCGCACGCTTGCCAACGGTACGGAATTCTTCGGCGCGCGGATCACCGTGACCAACGAGGCGCGCGAGAGTCGCGACGTGCCCCCGATTCTCATCGTGCTGCGCGATGCGCGCGAGCGGATCGTCTACAGCTGGGAAGTGGCTCCGTCGCAAAAAACGCTCGCTCCCGGCGAGACGATGACGATCAACGAGGCGATCACCGACGTGCCGAAAGCA
- a CDS encoding YdcF family protein has translation MIFRLFAFVVMVYALGFLAFAVTLPQPLDDTRTDAILVPTGGPGRIQRGLEALRADRAPVLFVSGVDPEVTADEFARQFDVTAREMDCCVTLGKLAVDTRSNAGEAAQWLATNDYREVRLVTTDWHMRRAAAEMRHALPDDIALVEDAVPSDPDFGQLFLEYNKLIAVVVSQGFPDLGWNAQ, from the coding sequence GTGATTTTCCGCCTCTTTGCCTTTGTCGTCATGGTCTATGCGCTGGGTTTCCTCGCTTTCGCAGTGACCCTGCCGCAACCGCTGGACGATACCCGGACCGACGCGATCCTCGTGCCGACCGGAGGCCCCGGACGCATCCAGCGCGGGCTCGAAGCGCTCCGCGCCGATCGCGCGCCCGTCCTGTTCGTGTCCGGCGTCGATCCCGAAGTGACCGCGGACGAATTCGCCCGGCAGTTCGACGTCACCGCGCGCGAGATGGATTGCTGCGTCACTCTGGGCAAGCTGGCGGTGGATACGCGCAGCAATGCGGGCGAGGCGGCGCAGTGGCTGGCGACCAACGATTATCGCGAGGTCCGCCTGGTCACCACGGACTGGCACATGCGCCGCGCCGCCGCCGAGATGCGCCATGCGCTGCCGGACGATATCGCGCTGGTCGAGGATGCGGTGCCGTCGGACCCCGATTTTGGCCAACTGTTCCTCGAGTACAACAAGCTGATCGCCGTCGTGGTCTCGCAAGGGTTTCCCGACCTCGGATGGAACGCGCAATGA
- the hisC gene encoding histidinol-phosphate transaminase, producing MSEQETPAGPRPKPWIEAIHAYVPGASKAKDGRELIKLSANENPLGCSPQALVALGEPRDPARYPDPDARALREAIGAKHGIDPARIVCGTGSDELLNLAAQGYAGPDDEIVFSRYSFSVYDIAARRCGATPVEVADKDFGADVDALLGAVNERTRVVFIANPNNPTGTYIGRSELERLHSGLPRNVLLVVDQAYAEYLAHGEDDGGMALAAAHDNVLVTRTFSKIYGLAGERIGWGTAAPGILATLNRIRGPFNVTLGGQAAATAALEDADFVERSRRHNEAELARFVEAVEALGNHGLRAVPSKANFLLVLFEGALSAGVAREALAEGGYAVRHLPGQGLGQALRITIGTRAQMDEIAAILRRSAEALSAN from the coding sequence ATGAGCGAACAAGAAACACCCGCTGGCCCGCGCCCGAAACCGTGGATCGAAGCGATCCATGCCTACGTCCCCGGCGCCTCCAAGGCGAAGGACGGGCGCGAACTTATCAAGCTGTCGGCCAACGAAAACCCGCTTGGTTGCAGTCCGCAGGCGCTGGTCGCGCTGGGCGAGCCGCGCGATCCGGCGCGCTATCCCGATCCCGACGCGCGGGCGCTGAGAGAGGCGATAGGTGCAAAGCACGGGATCGATCCGGCGCGTATCGTTTGCGGGACCGGATCGGACGAACTGCTGAACCTCGCGGCGCAGGGCTATGCCGGGCCGGACGACGAGATCGTCTTCTCGCGCTACAGCTTCTCGGTCTACGACATTGCCGCAAGGCGTTGCGGCGCGACGCCGGTGGAGGTGGCGGACAAGGACTTCGGCGCCGATGTCGATGCCCTGCTGGGCGCGGTGAATGAGCGGACGCGGGTCGTATTCATCGCCAATCCCAACAATCCCACCGGCACCTATATCGGGCGGAGCGAGCTGGAGCGGCTTCATTCGGGCCTGCCGCGGAACGTGCTGCTCGTGGTCGATCAGGCCTATGCCGAATATCTCGCGCACGGAGAGGATGACGGCGGGATGGCGCTGGCCGCAGCGCACGATAACGTGCTGGTGACCCGCACCTTCTCCAAGATTTACGGGCTTGCGGGCGAGCGGATCGGGTGGGGCACAGCGGCTCCGGGAATCCTCGCCACGCTCAACCGAATTCGCGGGCCGTTCAACGTCACGCTTGGCGGGCAGGCCGCTGCCACAGCCGCGCTGGAAGATGCCGATTTCGTCGAACGGTCGCGCCGGCACAACGAGGCCGAACTGGCGCGCTTCGTCGAGGCGGTGGAAGCGCTCGGCAATCATGGTCTGCGCGCCGTGCCGAGCAAGGCGAATTTCCTGCTGGTCCTGTTCGAAGGGGCGCTGAGCGCCGGGGTGGCGCGCGAAGCGCTGGCCGAAGGGGGCTATGCCGTGCGTCATCTGCCCGGACAAGGATTGGGTCAAGCGCTGCGGATCACCATCGGCACCCGCGCGCAGATGGACGAGATCGCCGCTATTCTTCGCCGGTCGGCCGAAGCTCTATCGGCGAATTGA